From a region of the Cyanobacteriota bacterium genome:
- a CDS encoding glycosyltransferase, with protein MPLVSVVIPAYNAEKCLAETLTSVLAQTYEHLEVLVVNDGSTDGTADLASQIMLRDRRLKVITQSNAGAAAARNTGIRHAQGEYIAPIDADDLWHPQAIEKMVDCM; from the coding sequence ATGCCTCTAGTATCGGTTGTGATTCCGGCCTATAATGCTGAAAAATGCCTGGCAGAGACGTTGACATCAGTTTTGGCCCAGACCTATGAACACTTAGAAGTCTTAGTTGTCAATGACGGATCAACTGATGGCACAGCAGACCTTGCAAGCCAAATTATGCTACGCGATCGCCGTCTGAAGGTGATTACACAATCCAATGCTGGTGCCGCCGCTGCCCGGAATACGGGAATTCGCCATGCCCAAGGAGAGTATATTGCCCCGATCGATGCCGATGACCTGTGGCATCCCCAAGCCATTGAAAAAATGGTGGACTGTATGTAG